The following are encoded together in the Pseudomonas maumuensis genome:
- a CDS encoding AI-2E family transporter: protein MFKVLRDWMQRYFSDEEAVVLAVLLFLAFTVVLTLGGMLAPVLAGMVLAFLMQGLVNALERLKVPTRLAVWLVFALFMGALAVFMLVLVPLLWHQLITLFNELPGMLGKWQSLLLLLPERYPHLVSDEQVLRAIESVRGEIGKFGQWALTFSLSSLPLLVNAMIYLVLVPILVFFFLKDRELIGRWVSGYLPRERTLLNRVGDEMNRQIANYIRGKGIEILICGIATYIAFISLGLNYAALLALLVGLSVVVPYVGAVVVTVPVTLIALFQWGWGDQFIYLMAVYAIIQALDGNVLVPLLFSEAVSLHPVAIICAVLLFGGLWGFWGIFFAIPLATLFKAVLDAWPRQETSVAPML from the coding sequence ATGTTCAAAGTGCTTCGCGACTGGATGCAGCGCTACTTCTCCGACGAGGAGGCAGTGGTGCTGGCGGTCCTGCTGTTCCTGGCCTTCACCGTGGTGCTGACCCTGGGCGGCATGCTCGCGCCGGTGCTGGCGGGCATGGTCCTGGCGTTTCTCATGCAGGGGCTGGTCAATGCCCTGGAGCGCTTGAAGGTGCCGACGCGGCTGGCCGTCTGGCTGGTGTTCGCACTGTTCATGGGCGCGCTGGCGGTGTTCATGCTGGTGCTGGTGCCGCTGCTCTGGCATCAGCTGATCACCTTGTTCAACGAACTACCCGGCATGCTCGGCAAGTGGCAGTCGCTGTTGCTGCTGTTGCCCGAACGCTATCCGCACCTGGTGTCGGACGAGCAGGTGCTGCGTGCCATCGAGTCGGTGCGCGGTGAAATCGGCAAGTTCGGCCAGTGGGCGTTGACCTTCTCCTTGTCGAGCCTGCCGTTGCTGGTCAATGCCATGATCTACCTGGTACTGGTGCCGATTTTGGTGTTCTTCTTCCTCAAGGATCGCGAGCTGATCGGGCGCTGGGTCAGTGGCTACCTGCCGCGTGAGCGCACGTTGCTCAACCGGGTGGGCGACGAGATGAACCGGCAGATCGCCAACTATATCCGCGGCAAGGGCATCGAGATCCTGATCTGCGGGATTGCCACCTATATCGCCTTCATCAGCCTGGGCCTCAACTATGCCGCCTTGCTGGCGCTGCTGGTGGGGCTGTCGGTGGTGGTGCCGTATGTCGGCGCGGTGGTGGTGACGGTGCCGGTGACCCTGATCGCGCTGTTCCAGTGGGGCTGGGGCGACCAGTTCATCTACCTGATGGCGGTGTACGCGATCATCCAGGCGCTCGATGGCAACGTGCTGGTGCCGCTGCTGTTCTCCGAGGCGGTGAGCCTGCACCCGGTGGCGATCATCTGTGCGGTGCTGCTGTTCGGCGGGCTGTGGGGGTTCTGGGGGATCTTCTTCGCAATCCCGCTGGCGACGCTGTTCAAGGCGGTGCTGGATGCCTGGCCGAGGCAGGAAACGTCTGTGGCGCCGATGCTGTAA
- a CDS encoding NADH:flavin oxidoreductase/NADH oxidase encodes MAALFEPYTLKDVTLRNRIAIPPMCQYMAEDGLINDWHQVHYAGLARGGAGLVVVEATAVSPEGRITPGCAGIWNDTQAQAFVPVVKAIKAAGSVPGIQIAHAGRKASANRPWEGDDHIAADDARGWDTIAPSAIAFGSHLPKVPKAMTLDDIARVKQDFVDAARRARDAGFEWIELHFAHGYLGQSFFSEHSNQRTDAYGGSFDNRTRFLLETLAAVREVWPENLPLTARFGVLEYDGRDEQTLQESIELARRFKAGGLDLLSVSVGFTIPETNIPWGPAFMGPIAERVRREAKLPVTSAWGFGTPELAEGALQANQLDLVSVGRAHLADPHWPYAAAKALGVDKASWTLPAPYAHWLERYR; translated from the coding sequence ATGGCCGCATTGTTCGAACCCTATACCCTCAAAGACGTCACCCTGCGCAACCGCATCGCCATTCCGCCGATGTGCCAGTACATGGCCGAAGATGGCCTGATCAATGACTGGCACCAGGTGCATTACGCGGGCCTGGCCCGTGGTGGCGCTGGCCTGGTGGTGGTCGAGGCCACCGCCGTTTCGCCGGAAGGGCGCATCACCCCCGGCTGCGCCGGGATCTGGAACGACACCCAGGCCCAGGCGTTCGTGCCGGTGGTCAAGGCGATCAAGGCCGCCGGTTCCGTGCCGGGCATCCAGATCGCCCACGCCGGGCGCAAGGCCAGCGCCAACCGCCCCTGGGAAGGTGACGACCACATCGCCGCCGACGATGCCCGCGGCTGGGACACCATCGCCCCATCCGCCATCGCCTTCGGCAGTCACCTGCCGAAAGTGCCGAAAGCCATGACCCTGGACGATATCGCCCGGGTCAAGCAGGACTTCGTCGATGCCGCACGGCGTGCCCGCGATGCCGGTTTCGAATGGATCGAGCTGCATTTTGCCCATGGTTATCTGGGCCAGAGCTTCTTCTCCGAGCATTCCAACCAGCGCACCGATGCCTACGGCGGCAGCTTCGACAACCGCACGCGCTTCCTTTTGGAAACCCTGGCCGCTGTACGTGAAGTGTGGCCGGAGAACCTGCCGCTGACCGCTCGCTTTGGCGTGCTGGAGTATGACGGCCGTGACGAGCAGACCCTGCAGGAATCCATTGAACTGGCGCGCCGGTTCAAGGCCGGTGGCCTGGACCTGCTGAGTGTCAGCGTTGGCTTTACCATTCCCGAGACCAACATCCCGTGGGGGCCGGCGTTCATGGGCCCGATCGCCGAACGTGTGCGTCGCGAGGCCAAGCTGCCGGTGACCTCGGCCTGGGGCTTCGGTACCCCGGAGCTGGCCGAAGGCGCGTTGCAGGCCAACCAGCTGGACCTGGTGTCGGTGGGGCGTGCGCACCTGGCTGACCCGCACTGGCCGTATGCCGCTGCCAAGGCCCTGGGCGTGGACAAGGCATCGTGGACCTTGCCAGCACCTTATGCGCACTGGCTCGAGCGTTATCGCTGA
- a CDS encoding ArsR/SmtB family transcription factor, with product MAICETPVIMSTMRAYTHPNPEDLTLERLLYALSDPVRMDIVRRLAGVAEASCGELDGGRPKSSMSHHFRVLRDSGLVYTRNVGTTHMNSLRSDELESRFPGLLGSILEQR from the coding sequence ATGGCAATTTGTGAAACCCCCGTTATCATGTCGACCATGCGAGCCTATACCCACCCCAACCCTGAAGACCTGACGCTGGAGCGCCTGCTCTATGCCCTGAGCGACCCTGTGCGCATGGATATCGTGAGGCGCCTGGCGGGTGTCGCCGAAGCCAGCTGCGGCGAGCTGGACGGCGGCCGGCCCAAGTCGAGCATGTCCCACCACTTCCGTGTACTGCGTGACTCGGGGCTGGTGTACACCCGCAATGTCGGTACCACGCACATGAACTCGTTGCGCAGCGATGAGCTCGAAAGCCGTTTTCCAGGGTTGCTGGGCAGCATTCTCGAGCAGCGTTGA
- the mqo gene encoding malate dehydrogenase (quinone) — protein MFKKAGKTLLGLAVAASFMQAHAADTKKVDVLLVGGGIMSSTLAVWLNELEPSWSMEMVERLDGVAEESSNGWNNAGTGHSALAELNYTPEDKDGNVNITKAIEINESFQISRQFWAWQVRQGVLKNPHSFINTTPHMSFVWGDDNIKFLKKRYDALQASPLFRPMQYSEDHAQIAKWVPLMMEGRDPNQKLAVTWTPIGTDVNFGEITRQFVGSLQTKENFDLKLSTEVQDITRNEDGSWHVEYKNLKDGTVSATDAKFLFIGAGGGALKLLQKSGIPEAKEYAGFPVGGSFLVTENPTVAMQHMAKAYGIASTGAPPMSVPHLDTRVLDGKRVILFGPFATFSTKFLKNGSYLDLLSSTTTHNVWPMARVGIDQYPLVEYLAGQLMQSDDDRFAALQTYFPNAKKEDWKLWQAGQRVQIIKRDEEKGGVLKLGTEVVASQDRTIAGLLGASPGASTAAPIMLNVLETVFKEKVATPEWQAKIKEIVPSYGTKLNASAAATQKEWDYTAEVLQLEKPPVLDQSVKTSAAPGAPVESKPANDMAL, from the coding sequence ATGTTCAAGAAAGCTGGCAAGACCTTGCTGGGTCTGGCTGTCGCGGCGAGCTTCATGCAAGCGCACGCTGCCGACACCAAGAAAGTCGACGTGCTGCTGGTTGGCGGCGGCATCATGAGCTCCACCCTGGCTGTCTGGCTCAACGAGCTGGAGCCAAGCTGGTCGATGGAGATGGTCGAGCGCCTGGACGGCGTCGCCGAAGAAAGCTCCAACGGCTGGAACAACGCCGGTACTGGCCACTCCGCGCTGGCCGAGCTGAACTACACCCCGGAAGACAAAGACGGCAACGTCAACATCACCAAGGCCATCGAGATCAACGAGTCGTTCCAGATCTCCCGCCAGTTCTGGGCCTGGCAGGTACGCCAGGGCGTGCTGAAGAACCCGCACTCGTTCATCAACACCACCCCGCACATGAGCTTCGTCTGGGGCGATGACAACATCAAGTTCCTGAAGAAGCGCTACGACGCCCTGCAGGCCAGCCCGCTGTTCCGCCCGATGCAGTATTCCGAGGACCACGCGCAGATCGCCAAGTGGGTCCCGCTGATGATGGAAGGCCGTGACCCGAACCAGAAGCTGGCGGTCACCTGGACTCCGATCGGCACCGACGTCAACTTCGGCGAGATCACCCGCCAGTTCGTTGGCAGCCTGCAGACCAAAGAGAACTTCGACCTGAAGCTCTCCACCGAAGTGCAGGACATCACCCGCAACGAAGACGGCTCCTGGCACGTCGAGTACAAGAACCTGAAGGACGGTACCGTATCGGCCACCGACGCCAAGTTCCTGTTCATCGGTGCCGGCGGCGGCGCGCTGAAGCTGCTGCAGAAGTCGGGCATCCCCGAGGCCAAGGAATACGCAGGCTTCCCGGTAGGTGGCTCGTTCCTGGTGACCGAGAACCCGACCGTTGCCATGCAGCACATGGCCAAGGCCTACGGCATCGCCTCGACCGGCGCGCCACCCATGTCGGTACCGCACCTGGACACCCGCGTGCTGGACGGCAAGCGTGTGATCCTGTTCGGGCCATTCGCCACCTTCTCGACCAAGTTCCTGAAGAACGGCTCGTACCTGGACCTGCTGAGCAGCACCACCACCCACAACGTCTGGCCGATGGCCCGCGTCGGCATCGACCAGTACCCGTTGGTCGAGTACCTCGCCGGCCAGCTGATGCAGTCCGACGACGACCGTTTCGCCGCCCTGCAGACCTACTTCCCGAACGCCAAGAAGGAAGACTGGAAGCTGTGGCAGGCCGGTCAGCGCGTGCAGATCATCAAGCGTGACGAAGAGAAGGGCGGCGTGCTGAAGCTGGGCACCGAGGTCGTGGCTTCCCAGGACCGTACCATCGCCGGCCTGCTGGGCGCCTCGCCAGGTGCCTCGACCGCCGCGCCGATCATGCTCAACGTGCTCGAAACCGTGTTCAAGGAGAAGGTCGCCACCCCTGAGTGGCAGGCCAAGATCAAGGAGATCGTGCCGAGCTACGGTACCAAGCTGAACGCATCGGCCGCCGCCACTCAGAAAGAGTGGGACTACACCGCCGAAGTGCTGCAGCTGGAGAAGCCGCCGGTGCTCGATCAGAGCGTCAAGACCAGCGCCGCCCCAGGCGCACCGGTCGAGAGCAAGCCTGCGAACGACATGGCGCTGTAA
- a CDS encoding DUF4223 family protein, whose protein sequence is MKKLIKATVAVAVVSGVALLSGCTGQVYNQPKNCSYDYLFHPSVSISKIIGGCGPIDKLPQQQ, encoded by the coding sequence ATGAAAAAGCTGATCAAAGCTACTGTCGCTGTTGCTGTCGTTTCGGGCGTTGCCCTGCTGTCCGGCTGCACCGGCCAGGTCTACAACCAGCCTAAGAACTGCTCGTACGACTACCTGTTCCACCCATCGGTTTCCATCTCCAAGATCATCGGCGGCTGCGGCCCGATCGATAAACTGCCTCAGCAGCAGTAA
- a CDS encoding glycine cleavage system protein R, translating into MSTPTVREQFLVISALGPNPMELANVLSRAAFDNRCAVVTSRLSRHGETSALVLQVGGSWDALARLEATLPGLGKKHGLTLDVVRSADQEVRPQALPYVAYVSAAYRPDIINELCQFFLDHRVELEAMTCDTYLAPQTGSSMLNAQFTVILPAGTQISWLRDQFLDFADALNLDALIEPWRPQNPV; encoded by the coding sequence ATGTCCACCCCCACCGTTCGCGAACAATTCCTCGTCATCAGCGCCCTGGGCCCCAACCCCATGGAGCTGGCCAACGTCCTCAGCCGCGCGGCCTTCGACAATCGCTGCGCGGTGGTCACCTCGCGCCTGTCGCGCCACGGCGAAACCAGCGCCCTGGTGCTGCAGGTCGGCGGCAGCTGGGATGCCCTGGCCCGCCTCGAGGCCACCCTGCCGGGCCTGGGCAAGAAGCACGGCCTGACGCTGGACGTGGTCCGCAGCGCCGACCAGGAGGTGCGCCCGCAGGCCCTGCCTTACGTGGCCTACGTCAGCGCCGCCTATCGCCCGGACATCATCAACGAGCTGTGCCAGTTCTTCCTCGACCACCGCGTCGAGCTCGAAGCGATGACCTGCGACACCTACCTCGCCCCGCAGACCGGCAGCAGCATGCTCAACGCCCAGTTCACCGTGATCCTGCCGGCCGGCACCCAGATCAGCTGGCTGCGCGACCAGTTCCTCGACTTCGCCGATGCGCTGAACCTGGACGCGCTGATCGAACCGTGGCGCCCACAGAACCCTGTCTAA
- a CDS encoding NAD(P)/FAD-dependent oxidoreductase, translated as MTATDTDIAVVGAGIVGVACALQLARQGRRVLLIDRQAPGHGASYGNAGHLATEQVFPIADLSILKRLPAMLLDPMGPLRLDWKYLPRALPWFARLLLNLRPAPFQRSVAGIRALNENSLGAWQRLLASIDRSPLLKEDGSLLVFERHESRQALAALRARMQAQGVPVDLWSAETVSEAAPQLSPSILGGLFFPRTGHFLDPYQVVCELFSAARVSGVRFLRAEVSGGRVHGQGVSLASDQGPVEASQVLISTGAHSAKLTATLTGRRVPLDTERGYHLMLPAEQQRLPFAVTSLERKFIMTPMADGLRLAGTVEFAGLEAPPSMQRAWQLHRLSKGLFRRELDAEGATPWMGFRPSLPDSLPVIDRVADGKVLLAFGHQHLGLTQAAVTAEWMGRLVNGEDCPQISAYRLSRF; from the coding sequence ATGACCGCCACTGACACGGACATCGCCGTGGTCGGCGCCGGCATTGTCGGCGTCGCCTGCGCCCTGCAGCTGGCACGCCAGGGCCGACGGGTGCTGCTGATCGATCGCCAGGCACCGGGCCACGGCGCTTCGTATGGCAACGCCGGGCACCTGGCCACCGAGCAGGTGTTTCCCATCGCCGACCTGTCGATCCTCAAGCGCCTGCCAGCCATGCTGCTGGACCCGATGGGCCCGCTGCGCCTGGACTGGAAGTACCTGCCGCGCGCCCTGCCCTGGTTCGCCCGGCTGCTGCTGAACCTGCGCCCGGCGCCGTTCCAGCGCAGCGTGGCGGGCATTCGGGCGTTGAATGAAAACAGCCTTGGCGCCTGGCAACGGCTGCTCGCATCCATCGACCGCAGCCCCTTGCTCAAGGAAGACGGGTCGCTGCTGGTGTTCGAACGCCATGAATCGCGCCAGGCCCTCGCGGCGCTGCGCGCCCGCATGCAGGCACAGGGCGTCCCCGTGGACCTGTGGTCGGCAGAGACGGTGAGCGAAGCTGCGCCGCAGTTGAGCCCGTCGATCCTGGGTGGTTTGTTCTTCCCGCGTACCGGTCACTTCCTCGACCCTTATCAAGTGGTCTGCGAACTGTTCAGCGCCGCAAGGGTCAGCGGCGTACGCTTTCTGCGCGCCGAGGTCAGTGGCGGCCGGGTGCATGGTCAGGGCGTCAGCCTTGCCAGCGACCAGGGCCCCGTCGAGGCCAGCCAGGTGTTGATCAGCACCGGTGCCCACTCGGCCAAGCTCACCGCCACCCTGACCGGCCGGCGGGTGCCCCTGGATACCGAGCGCGGCTACCACCTGATGCTGCCGGCGGAGCAGCAGCGCCTGCCGTTTGCCGTCACCTCGCTGGAGCGCAAGTTCATCATGACGCCCATGGCCGACGGCCTGCGCCTGGCCGGCACGGTGGAGTTCGCCGGGCTCGAGGCGCCGCCGAGCATGCAGCGGGCGTGGCAACTGCACAGGTTGAGCAAGGGTTTGTTCCGGCGCGAACTGGATGCCGAGGGGGCAACGCCGTGGATGGGGTTCCGGCCTTCGTTGCCGGATTCACTGCCGGTGATCGATCGGGTGGCCGATGGCAAGGTGTTGCTGGCGTTCGGGCACCAGCATTTGGGGCTGACCCAGGCGGCGGTGACGGCGGAATGGATGGGGCGGTTGGTAAATGGCGAAGACTGCCCGCAAATCAGCGCCTATCGATTGAGCCGCTTTTGA
- the purC gene encoding phosphoribosylaminoimidazolesuccinocarboxamide synthase produces MEKRDELYRGKAKSVYQTDDADRLILLFRNDTSAFDGKRIEQLDRKGMVNNKFNAFIMQKLEEAGVPTQFDKLLGDNECLVKKLDMIPVECVVRNYAAGSLVKRLGVEEGIKLEPSTFELFLKNDEKGDPFINESHVVAFGWGTAEQLVEMKKLSLKVNEVLSKLFDDAGLLLVDFKLEFGVFHGQIVLGDEFSPDGCRLWDKETRKKMDKDRFRQGLGDVIEAYEEVAKRLGVPL; encoded by the coding sequence ATGGAAAAACGCGACGAACTCTACCGCGGCAAGGCCAAATCGGTTTACCAGACCGACGACGCCGACCGCTTGATCCTGCTGTTCCGTAACGACACCTCGGCGTTCGACGGCAAGCGCATCGAACAACTCGACCGCAAGGGCATGGTGAACAACAAGTTCAACGCCTTCATCATGCAGAAACTCGAAGAAGCCGGCGTGCCGACCCAGTTCGACAAGCTGCTGGGCGACAACGAGTGCCTGGTGAAGAAGCTCGACATGATTCCGGTCGAGTGCGTGGTGCGCAACTACGCCGCCGGTAGCCTGGTCAAGCGCCTGGGCGTGGAGGAGGGCATCAAGCTGGAGCCGTCCACCTTCGAGCTGTTCCTGAAGAACGACGAGAAGGGCGACCCCTTCATCAACGAATCCCACGTTGTCGCCTTCGGCTGGGGCACCGCCGAGCAACTGGTGGAGATGAAGAAGCTGTCGTTGAAGGTCAACGAAGTGCTGAGCAAGCTGTTCGACGACGCAGGCCTGCTGCTGGTCGACTTCAAGCTGGAGTTCGGCGTGTTCCACGGCCAGATCGTCCTGGGTGACGAATTCAGCCCGGACGGCTGCCGCCTGTGGGACAAAGAGACCCGCAAGAAGATGGACAAGGACCGCTTCCGCCAGGGCCTGGGCGACGTGATCGAAGCCTACGAAGAAGTTGCCAAGCGCCTGGGCGTGCCGCTGTAA
- a CDS encoding peroxiredoxin, whose translation MAVAIDQPVADFQVQATSGQTVSLAELKGQQVVLYFYPKDSTPGCTTEGQGFRDQHAAFQAANTVVFGVSRDGIKSHENFKAKQAFPFELISDKDEALCQLFDVIKLKKLYGKEYLGVDRSTFLIDKDGVLRQEWRGVKVPGHVDAVLAAAEALNKA comes from the coding sequence ATGGCCGTAGCAATCGACCAACCCGTCGCCGATTTCCAGGTCCAGGCCACCAGTGGCCAGACCGTCAGCCTGGCTGAACTGAAAGGCCAGCAAGTGGTGCTGTACTTCTACCCCAAGGACAGCACTCCGGGCTGCACTACCGAAGGCCAGGGTTTCCGCGACCAGCACGCGGCGTTCCAGGCCGCCAACACCGTGGTGTTCGGCGTTTCGCGCGACGGCATCAAGTCGCATGAGAACTTCAAGGCCAAGCAGGCCTTCCCCTTCGAGCTGATCAGCGACAAGGACGAGGCGCTGTGCCAGCTGTTCGACGTGATCAAGCTGAAGAAGCTGTATGGCAAGGAGTACCTGGGCGTGGACCGCAGCACCTTCCTGATCGACAAGGACGGTGTGCTGCGCCAGGAATGGCGTGGGGTGAAGGTACCCGGGCATGTGGATGCGGTACTGGCTGCGGCCGAGGCCTTGAACAAGGCTTAA
- the bamC gene encoding outer membrane protein assembly factor BamC: MKRLAGLSALALIISSTSGCGWLWGEDGYFRDRGSDYLQAQPTAPMQLPPDASNVKRLDPLLPIPRNVADDRATGEFEVPRPQPLSATADISDFSLQRSGNSRWVLAQRSPAEVWPVTRQFFEDNGFRIAEERPQTGEFNTTWQRFDELSASLGQRLASTSSSADSEVRVRVRMEPGVQRNTSEVYVVSVERPAGSTAEPDFPSASSNTGTDALLVDEMLASMNRSAEKGGSVSLLAARDFDAPSQVSLSEDGSGNPVLFLGSDLDRAWSGVGRALEQGEWRVEDINRSLGLYYINLSEKPDDKQKEPGFFSRLFGSEPSKEEREARAERYQVRLSKVGENVQVTVEKNINTVAPADVARRVLSAIQDHLG, from the coding sequence ATGAAGCGACTGGCTGGTCTTTCCGCTCTCGCCCTGATCATTTCCAGCACCAGTGGGTGCGGTTGGCTGTGGGGCGAGGATGGCTATTTCCGCGACCGTGGCAGCGACTACCTGCAGGCGCAGCCTACCGCGCCGATGCAGCTGCCGCCGGACGCCAGCAACGTCAAGCGCCTGGATCCGCTGCTGCCGATCCCGCGCAACGTGGCCGACGATCGCGCCACTGGCGAGTTCGAGGTGCCCCGTCCACAGCCGCTGTCGGCCACCGCCGACATCAGCGATTTCAGCCTGCAGCGCAGCGGCAACAGCCGTTGGGTGCTGGCCCAGCGCTCGCCCGCTGAAGTCTGGCCGGTGACCCGCCAGTTCTTCGAGGACAACGGTTTCCGCATCGCTGAAGAGCGCCCGCAGACCGGCGAATTCAACACCACCTGGCAGCGCTTCGACGAACTGTCGGCTTCCCTCGGCCAGCGCCTGGCCAGCACCTCCAGCAGCGCGGACAGCGAAGTCCGTGTGCGGGTGCGCATGGAGCCCGGCGTGCAGCGCAACACCTCCGAGGTGTATGTGGTCAGCGTCGAGCGTCCAGCCGGCAGCACTGCCGAGCCTGATTTCCCGTCCGCCTCCAGCAACACCGGCACCGACGCCCTGCTGGTCGACGAAATGCTCGCCAGCATGAACCGCAGCGCCGAGAAGGGCGGGTCGGTCTCGCTGCTGGCCGCGCGCGACTTCGATGCCCCGAGCCAGGTCAGCCTGAGCGAGGACGGCAGCGGCAACCCGGTGCTGTTCCTGGGTTCCGACCTGGACCGCGCCTGGTCCGGCGTCGGCCGCGCTTTGGAGCAGGGTGAGTGGCGTGTCGAGGACATCAACCGCAGCCTGGGCCTGTACTACATCAACCTCTCCGAGAAGCCCGACGACAAGCAGAAGGAGCCTGGCTTCTTCAGCCGCCTGTTCGGCAGCGAGCCGAGCAAGGAAGAGCGTGAGGCCCGCGCCGAGCGTTATCAGGTACGCCTGAGCAAGGTGGGTGAAAACGTCCAGGTGACCGTCGAGAAAAACATCAACACCGTGGCCCCGGCCGATGTCGCCCGCCGCGTGCTGAGCGCGATCCAGGACCACCTGGGCTAA
- a CDS encoding MBL fold metallo-hydrolase: MRFAVLGSGSQGNGTLIASGDTVILVDCGFSLRETERRLALLGVSATQLSAVLVTHEHADHVHGVGLLSRRYNVPVYLSQGTLRGMRKPVEVAGFLGCGDVVQIGDLQVSAARVEHDAYEPLQYVISDGRRRFGMLTDLGSYDAQLLERYQGLDALLIEANHCRDLLARGHYPRFLKLRVGGSQGHLNNHQAASLVAELGWQNLQHLVLAHLSSKNNLPHLARQCFVDALGCDPDWLQVANQDQGLDWRQIA, translated from the coding sequence GTGCGCTTCGCGGTTCTGGGAAGCGGTAGCCAGGGAAACGGCACGCTCATCGCCAGTGGTGACACGGTCATCCTGGTCGACTGCGGCTTTTCCCTGCGCGAGACCGAGCGGCGCCTGGCGCTGCTCGGGGTTTCGGCCACGCAGTTGAGCGCAGTGCTGGTGACCCATGAACATGCCGACCACGTGCATGGCGTGGGGTTGCTGTCACGGCGCTACAATGTACCGGTCTACCTCAGCCAGGGTACCTTGCGCGGCATGCGCAAGCCGGTGGAGGTGGCCGGTTTTCTCGGTTGCGGCGATGTCGTGCAGATCGGCGATCTGCAGGTCAGCGCGGCACGGGTCGAGCATGATGCCTACGAGCCGTTGCAGTACGTGATCAGCGACGGTCGCCGCCGCTTCGGCATGCTCACCGACCTGGGCAGCTACGACGCGCAGTTGTTGGAGCGCTATCAGGGGCTCGATGCCCTGCTGATCGAAGCCAACCATTGCCGCGACCTGCTGGCCCGTGGGCATTACCCGCGCTTTCTCAAGCTGCGGGTCGGCGGCAGCCAGGGACATTTGAACAACCACCAGGCCGCGAGCCTGGTGGCCGAGTTGGGCTGGCAGAACCTGCAGCACCTGGTGCTGGCCCACCTCAGCAGCAAGAACAACCTGCCACATCTGGCCCGCCAGTGCTTCGTCGACGCCCTCGGGTGCGACCCGGACTGGCTCCAGGTGGCGAATCAGGATCAAGGGCTCGACTGGCGCCAAATCGCCTAG
- the dapA gene encoding 4-hydroxy-tetrahydrodipicolinate synthase, giving the protein MIAGSMVALVTPMDAQGRLDWDSLDKLVDFHLENGTHAIVAVGTTGESATLDVEEHILVIKHVVERVKHSKKRIPVIAGTGANSTAEAVHLTQNAKNAGADACLLVVPYYNKPTQEGLYQHFKHIAEAVDIPQILYNVPGRTSCDMQADTVIRLSKVKNIIGIKEATGDLVRAKAILDGVDKDFIVLSGDDPTAVELILMGGKGNISVTANVAPREMADLCEAALEGNAEKARAINEKLMPLHKDLFCEANPIPVKWALVEMGLMQQGIRLPLTWLSEGCHEKVRTALRQSGVLV; this is encoded by the coding sequence ATGATTGCGGGCAGTATGGTGGCGTTGGTCACACCCATGGATGCACAAGGGCGTCTGGACTGGGACAGCCTCGACAAACTTGTAGACTTCCACCTGGAAAACGGCACCCACGCGATCGTAGCTGTCGGCACCACCGGCGAGTCCGCCACCCTGGACGTCGAAGAGCACATCCTGGTCATCAAGCACGTGGTCGAGCGCGTCAAGCACAGCAAGAAGCGGATCCCGGTAATTGCCGGTACCGGTGCCAACTCCACTGCCGAAGCCGTGCACCTGACCCAGAACGCCAAGAATGCCGGCGCCGACGCCTGCCTGCTCGTCGTGCCTTACTACAACAAGCCGACCCAGGAAGGCCTGTACCAGCACTTCAAGCACATCGCCGAAGCCGTCGACATCCCGCAGATCCTGTACAACGTGCCCGGCCGCACCTCCTGCGACATGCAGGCCGACACCGTGATCCGCCTGTCGAAGGTCAAGAACATCATCGGCATCAAGGAAGCCACCGGCGACCTGGTCCGTGCCAAGGCCATCCTGGACGGCGTCGACAAGGACTTCATCGTCCTGTCCGGCGACGATCCGACCGCCGTCGAGCTGATCCTGATGGGCGGCAAGGGCAACATCTCCGTCACCGCCAACGTCGCCCCGCGCGAAATGGCCGACCTGTGCGAGGCCGCCCTTGAGGGCAATGCCGAGAAGGCCCGTGCAATCAACGAAAAACTCATGCCGCTGCACAAGGACCTGTTCTGCGAAGCCAACCCGATCCCGGTGAAATGGGCGCTGGTTGAAATGGGCCTGATGCAACAAGGTATCCGCCTGCCGCTGACCTGGCTGAGCGAAGGCTGTCACGAAAAAGTCCGTACTGCCTTGCGCCAGTCCGGCGTACTGGTTTAA